In the Alphaproteobacteria bacterium genome, AGCGGATATTCTTCCGTCTGTTCCTTCGATACCGTGGAACGCTATCTGGACTCCCGTGCCCAATTGACGTTCGTCGAACCGTATGCCGGGCTGCTGAAGGCGGTTCTCGGGGAGGCGGCTGCCCGTGTCCAGATCATCGAGAAACCTGTACAGGAGGTCCCGCTGGAGCTCTTTCAGGAGTTAGAAGCCGGTGACGTCCTGTTCATCGACTCGACCCATGTGCTGCGAACTGGAAGCGACGTTTGCTTCGAACTTCTTGAAGTACTCCCGCGTCTGGCGCGCGGTGTGATTGTACACTTTCACGATATGTTTTGGCCGTTCGAGTATCCCAGCGAATGGGTTGTCAAAGAAAACAGATCTTGGAACGAACTATATGCGGTAAGGGCGTTTCTCATAAATAACAGCAATTGGAATATTCTTTTTTTCAACAACTACCTCGCCTGGCTCGAGCAGGATATGATTGAGCGTACCTTTCCGGCATTTCTCCGCAATTCCGGCGGAGCACTGTGGCTTCAACGAGCCTAGAGCGCTATCTGGCGGTTCGGCGACGGCGGTTCCAGTTCAGCCGGACGTCAGCGCATCGGCGGGCGGTATCGCGAGCGAGCGCTCGATGTCCTCGATCCTCCTCAAATAGCGAACGCCTTGCGCACGGTGCGAGAAATGCGTTCGCAGCCTGATCCCAGCTGCCCGGCCGATGGCAGTCCCCATCTGCGGGTTGTCGATCAGCGCGAGAAGATGCTGCACTGCCTGCGGCCGCTTCGCTTCCGCCCAGTGCTGGTCCGCCCAATGAGGATACTCTCCTTCCCGGACCGGCGCCAAATCGTAGTCCACCAGAAAAGACGTTTCCGGCGTCATAAAGTCCAAATTCCCTGACCAGGCGGTCCCAATGACCGGAATG is a window encoding:
- a CDS encoding class I SAM-dependent methyltransferase, producing MNNSGEEEAARFVTLLYRGILRREPDAEEQAGHVRALLSGASYSSIAESFVSSQEFRSVPQATGLFVAPGHYYSPIVDPVAAEKYLKTIDHSVTNLPGINIDRPKMVSLWHELLPFLTTAPFPDQKSDAFHYFFDNPSYSWGDGSVLHAMLRYFKPKRLIEIGSGYSSVCSFDTVERYLDSRAQLTFVEPYAGLLKAVLGEAAARVQIIEKPVQEVPLELFQELEAGDVLFIDSTHVLRTGSDVCFELLEVLPRLARGVIVHFHDMFWPFEYPSEWVVKENRSWNELYAVRAFLINNSNWNILFFNNYLAWLEQDMIERTFPAFLRNSGGALWLQRA